In Silene latifolia isolate original U9 population chromosome X, ASM4854445v1, whole genome shotgun sequence, the following proteins share a genomic window:
- the LOC141622072 gene encoding heavy metal-associated isoprenylated plant protein 39-like, translating to MKMTVVLKLDMHDNDKCKRKVMKIVSPTPGIESISVDTKQRKLTLTGNMDPVTIVNKLRKVYHTEVDSIGPVKQPEKKKDEPKSQAQIVEYIPFEFYSNNNFPTYPVYYSYPYYFRH from the exons ATGAAG ATGACTGTGGTGCTTAAGTTAGATATGCATGACAACGATAAATGCAAGCGAAAGGTTATGAAAATCGTCTCCCCAACTCCCG GTATTGAATCAATCTCAGTGGATACAAAGCAACGAAAGCTGACACTTACAGGGAACATGGATCCCGTAACAATAGTGAACAAATTGAGAAAGGTTTACCACACAGAAGTGGACTCAATTGGGCCCGTGAAACAGCCCGAAAAGAAAAAAGACGAACCCAAAAGTCAGGCCCAAATAGTTGAGTATATACCCTTTGAATTCTATAGTAATAACAACTTTCCAACTTACCCTGTATACTACTCCTATCCTTATTATTTTCGACATTAA